One window of the Eucalyptus grandis isolate ANBG69807.140 chromosome 8, ASM1654582v1, whole genome shotgun sequence genome contains the following:
- the LOC104456340 gene encoding ADP-ribosylation factor-like protein 5 — MGAFISRFWFMMFPAKEYKIVVVGLDNAGKTTTLYKLHLGEVVTTHPTVGSNVEEVVYKNIRFEVWDLGGQERLRTSWATYYRGTNAVIVVIDSTDRARISIMKDELFRLLASEELQQTVVLVFANKQDLKDAMTPAEITDALSLHSIKNHDWHIQACSALTGDGLFDGLGWIAQRVTGKVAS; from the exons ATGGGGGCGTTCATATCGAGGTTCTGGTTCATGATGTTCCCGGCGAAGGAGTACAAGATTGTGGTCGTGGGGTTGGACAACGCCGGGAAGACGACCACCCTTTACAAGTTGCACCTCGGGGAGGTGGTCACCACGCACCCGACCGTCGGGAGCAACGTCGAGGAGGTGGTTTACAAGAATATCCGATTCGAG GTCTGGGATCTTGGTGGACAAGAAAGATTAAGGACATCATGGGCCACATATTATCGGGGAACTAATGCTGTTATTGTAGTGATAGACAGCACTGACAGAGCACGGATTTCCATTATGAAGGATGAACTATTCAGGTTGCTAGCAAGTGAGGAACTTCAGCAGACCGTGGTGTTGGTGTTTGCAAACAAGCAAGACCTGAAAGATGCCATGACCCCGGCAGAAATAACGGATGCACTCTCTCTTCACAGCATCAAGAACCATGATTGGCACATTCAAGCTTGTTCTGCCCTCACAGGTGATGGGCTTTTCGACGGTCTTGGATGGATTGCTCAGAGGGTCACCGGTAAGGTGGCTAGttga
- the LOC104456339 gene encoding pyruvate kinase isozyme A, chloroplastic — MSAQSLHLFTGSPSVAFLSKSNHHPRPSFPATLRPLPSAAAAAAFSGLSIRASASDGNPQSPSAPRVLVSDNGAGAVISRPASAGDAAAIEVDAVTEAELKENGFRSTRRTKLVCTIGPATCGSEQLEALAVGGMNVARINMCHGTREWHRRVIELVRRLNEEKGYAVAIMMDTEGSEIHMGDLGGAASAKAEDGEIWTFSVRAFDSTLPERTIIVNYDGFAEDVKVGDELLVDGGMVRFEVIEKIGPDVKCQCTDPGLLLPRANLTFWRNGSLVRERNAMLPTISSKDWLDIDFGIAEGVDFIAISFVKSADVITHLKSYIAARSRDADISVIAKIESIDSLKNLEEIILASDGAMVARGDLGAQIPLEQVPSAQQKIVQVCRQLNRPVIVASQLLESMIEYPTPTRAEVADVSEAVRQRADALMLSGESAMGQYPEKALTVLRSVSVRIEKWWREEKRHEAMELPHIGSSFADNISEEICISAAKMANNLGVDALFVYTKSGHMASLLSRCRPDCPIFAFTTTTSVRRRLNLQWGLIPFRLSFSDDMESNLNKTFSLLKARGMIKSGDLVIAVSDMLQSIQVMNVP; from the exons ATGTCGGCGCAGTCCCTCCACTTGTTCACCGGCTCGCCGAGCGTGGCTTTCCTGAGCAAATCCAACCACCACCCCAGGCCTTCCTTCCCCGCCACACTCCGCCCCTtgccctccgccgccgccgccgccgccttctcCGGCCTCTCCATCAGAGCCTCCGCGTCCGACGGAAACCCGCAGTCCCCGTCGGCCCCGCGCGTCCTGGTGTCGGACAATGGGGCCGGGGCCGTGATTTCGCGGCCCGCGTCCGCCGGCGACGCGGCGGCCATCGAGGTGGACGCGGTGACGGAGGCCGAGCTGAAGGAGAACGGGTTCCGGAGCACGCGGCGCACGAAGCTCGTGTGCACCATCGGCCCCGCCACGTGCGGGTCGGAGCAGCTGGAGGCGCTCGCGGTGGGCGGGATGAACGTGGCGCGGATCAACATGTGCCACGGCACGCGGGAGTGGCACCGCCGCGTCATCGAGCTGGTCCGGCGGCTCAACGAGGAGAAGGGCTACGCCGTCGCCATAATGATGGACACGGAAGGGAGCGAGATCCACATGGGCGATCTCGGCGGGGCTGCTTCTGCGAAAGCCGAG GATGGTGAAATATGGACTTTTAGCGTGAGGGCTTTTGATTCCACTCTCCCTGAACGAACCATCATTGTGAATTATGATGGTTTTGCTGAAG ATGTGAAGGTTGGGGATGAACTCCTTGTGGATGGTGGAATGGTGAGGTTTGAAGTGATTGAGAAAATTGGTCCAGATGTTAAATGCCAATGTACTGATCCCGGACTTTTGCTTCCGCGTGCTAATTTGACTTTCTGGAGAAATGGTAGTCTAGTTCGGGAACGTAATGCAATGCTTCCGACAATTTCTTCAAAG GACTGGCTGGACATTGATTTTGGGATCGCCGAGGGTGTTGATTTTATTGCAATATCATTTGTCAAGTCTGCTGATGTTATAACTCATCTTAAGAGTTACATTGCTGCTCGCTCTCGTGATGC GGACATTTCAGTCATTGCAAAGATAGAGAGTATTGACTCATTGAAGAACTTAGAAGAGATCATTCTAGCATCAGATGGAGCTATGGTTGCCAGAGGTGATTTGGGTGCTCAGATACCACTTGAGCAGGTCCCGTCAGCTCAACAAAAAATTGTTCAGGTCTGCAGGCAGCTTAATAGACCAGTTATTGTTGCTTCTCAATTGCTTGAATCTATGATCGAGTACCCTACACCAACTAGAGCCGAAGTTGCCGATGTTTCAGAAGCAGTTAGACAGAGAGCCGATGCTCTGATGCTCTCTGGTGAGTCAGCCATGGGTCAGTACCCAGAGAAGGCATTGACAGTCTTGAGGAGTGTAAGTGTGAGAATAGAGAAGtggtggagggaagagaaaCGCCATGAAGCTATGGAACTTCCACATATAGGATCTTCATTTGCAGACAACATTTCGGAAGAGATATGCATTTCTGCTGCCAAGATGG CTAACAATTTGGGGGTGGATGCACTTTTTGTCTACACAAAATCCGGTCACATGGCATCTCTCCTCTCGCGATGCCGACCTGACTGCCCAATTTTTGCTTTCACAACTACAACATCAGTGAGGAGGCGTCTGAACCTTCAGTGGGGCCTGATACCGTTCAGATTAAGCTTCTCTGATGACATGGAAAGCAACCTCAATAAGACATTCTCTCTTCTCAAGGCCAGAGGGATGATCAAATCGGGTGATCTTGTCATTGCTGTTTCCGACATGTTGCAGTCTATTCAAGTCATGAACGTACCCTGA